Proteins from one Amycolatopsis benzoatilytica AK 16/65 genomic window:
- a CDS encoding hemolysin family protein: protein MSDWLNIALVVVLLLANAFFVGAEFTLISSRRDRLEALLEQGKTRAQIVINASKHVSQMLAGAQLGITICSLLLGRLGEPAVAHRLSGFFDLLGLPDQLLHPISFALALAFITMLHVLIGEMVPKNLAIAEPERLALWLVPVHVAWVKLANPVIAFLNFAANSLLRLLKVEPKDELETAYSSEELAELLSESRQEGLLEQSEHRRLSQTLSSVAKTVADVLVPTAELTTLPCGPTLGDVERAVSTTGFSRFPVCTDDGTLTGYIHVKDVLDLVGRSPDTAIPADKTRPLTELRSDARLDVALSAMRKEGSHLARALDASGTALGVVALEDLVEEYVGTVRDGTHVAA from the coding sequence GTGAGCGACTGGCTGAACATCGCCCTCGTCGTGGTTCTGCTGCTGGCCAACGCGTTCTTCGTCGGCGCGGAGTTCACGCTGATCTCCTCGCGGCGCGACCGGCTGGAAGCGTTGCTGGAACAAGGAAAGACCCGCGCGCAGATCGTCATCAACGCGAGCAAGCACGTTTCGCAGATGCTCGCCGGCGCGCAGCTCGGCATCACCATCTGCTCGCTGCTGCTCGGCCGTCTTGGCGAGCCCGCGGTGGCGCACCGGCTGTCCGGGTTCTTCGACCTGCTCGGCCTGCCCGACCAGCTGCTGCACCCGATCTCGTTCGCGCTCGCGCTCGCGTTCATCACCATGCTGCACGTGCTGATCGGCGAGATGGTGCCGAAGAACCTCGCCATCGCCGAGCCGGAGCGGCTCGCGTTGTGGCTGGTGCCGGTGCACGTGGCGTGGGTGAAGCTGGCGAACCCGGTGATCGCGTTTCTCAACTTCGCCGCGAACTCGCTGCTGCGCCTGCTCAAGGTGGAGCCCAAGGACGAGCTGGAGACCGCGTACAGCTCCGAGGAGCTGGCCGAGCTGCTGAGCGAGTCCCGGCAGGAAGGCCTGCTCGAGCAGTCCGAGCACCGCCGGCTTTCGCAGACGCTGTCGTCGGTCGCCAAGACCGTCGCGGACGTGCTGGTGCCGACCGCGGAGCTGACCACCCTGCCGTGCGGGCCGACTCTCGGCGACGTCGAGCGCGCGGTGTCCACCACCGGGTTCTCCCGGTTCCCGGTGTGCACCGACGACGGCACGCTGACCGGCTACATCCACGTGAAGGATGTGCTGGACCTGGTCGGGCGGAGCCCGGACACGGCGATCCCGGCCGACAAGACGCGGCCGCTCACCGAACTGCGCTCGGACGCTCGCCTCGACGTCGCGCTTTCCGCGATGCGCAAGGAAGGCAGCCACCTCGCCCGTGCGCTCGACGCCTCGGGTACCGCGCTCGGCGTGGTAGCGCTGGAAGATCTCGTCGAGGAATACGTGGGGACCGTGCGCGACGGCACCCACGTGGCGGCATGA
- a CDS encoding aldo/keto reductase: MAVPPLVTLNNSVAVPQLGLGMYQVAPDQVGQVVSAAFDAGYRSLDTAAMYGNEAAVGEAVRESGLPRSEVFVTTKLWNTEHGYDNALRAFDRSAEALGIGVVDLYLIHWPMPELDRYVETWRALERLLREGRVRAIGVSNFGIDHLRRLLASADVVPAVNQVELHPWQQQLPLRTFHAEHGIATEAWSPLARGRRLADRVVVSLAAKYGKTPAQLVLRWHLQSGIIAIPKSATPSRIRENAEVFDFELAEDDLLALAELDS; encoded by the coding sequence ATGGCCGTGCCGCCCCTGGTCACGTTGAACAACTCGGTCGCTGTCCCGCAGCTCGGCCTTGGCATGTACCAGGTCGCGCCCGATCAGGTCGGCCAGGTCGTCTCCGCGGCCTTCGACGCCGGCTACCGCAGCCTCGACACCGCGGCGATGTACGGCAACGAAGCCGCGGTGGGCGAGGCGGTCCGGGAGTCCGGCCTGCCCCGCTCCGAGGTGTTCGTGACGACCAAGCTGTGGAACACCGAGCACGGATACGACAACGCCCTGCGCGCCTTCGACCGCAGTGCCGAGGCGCTCGGGATCGGGGTCGTCGACCTGTATCTGATCCACTGGCCGATGCCTGAGCTGGACCGGTACGTCGAGACGTGGCGTGCGCTGGAACGGCTGCTCCGCGAGGGCCGCGTGCGGGCGATCGGGGTGTCGAACTTCGGGATCGACCACCTGCGCCGCCTGCTGGCCTCGGCGGACGTGGTGCCCGCGGTCAACCAGGTCGAGCTGCACCCGTGGCAGCAGCAGCTGCCGTTGCGGACCTTTCACGCCGAGCACGGGATCGCGACCGAGGCGTGGAGCCCGCTGGCACGCGGGCGGCGGCTGGCCGACCGGGTGGTCGTGTCGCTGGCCGCGAAGTACGGGAAGACGCCAGCGCAGCTGGTGCTGCGCTGGCATCTGCAGTCCGGGATCATCGCGATCCCGAAGTCGGCGACGCCGTCGCGGATCCGGGAGAACGCGGAGGTGTTCGACTTCGAGCTGGCCGAGGACGACCTGCTCGCGCTGGCCGAGCTCGATTCCTGA
- a CDS encoding substrate-binding domain-containing protein: MGRHTLPEERVPHPLDPPKRSVGRSETTGSHRIVAKQAPRRRIAKWPLVALGLAVLVTLGVIGWNWADSVLNNRAEAQAASCNGGRTDVRILVTPQVAKPVESAAARWNQDKTVVHGSCVQVSVQVRPSENVLNALTGKASLDTIDGLPDGWIPESSYWVTQLQQAKPDVIGSPAMPIGSGPPADYPFVGLSGSTIDETQQRGTQSFRAFLKEPAQLADFAAAGIRPAGS; encoded by the coding sequence ATGGGGCGTCACACCCTGCCCGAGGAGCGGGTACCGCACCCCCTCGATCCGCCGAAGCGGTCCGTCGGCCGCAGCGAGACCACCGGATCGCACCGGATCGTCGCCAAGCAGGCACCGCGCCGCCGGATCGCGAAGTGGCCGCTGGTGGCGCTCGGCCTCGCGGTGCTGGTGACGCTCGGCGTCATCGGCTGGAACTGGGCCGACTCGGTCCTGAACAACCGTGCCGAGGCGCAGGCGGCCAGCTGCAACGGCGGCCGCACCGACGTCCGGATCCTGGTGACCCCGCAGGTGGCGAAGCCGGTCGAGTCCGCCGCCGCCCGCTGGAACCAGGACAAGACCGTGGTGCACGGAAGCTGCGTGCAGGTATCGGTGCAGGTCCGCCCGTCCGAGAACGTGCTCAACGCGCTCACCGGCAAGGCGTCGCTGGACACCATCGACGGACTGCCGGACGGCTGGATCCCGGAGTCCTCGTACTGGGTGACGCAGCTGCAGCAGGCGAAACCGGACGTCATCGGCTCGCCCGCGATGCCGATCGGCTCCGGCCCGCCCGCCGACTACCCGTTCGTCGGCCTCAGCGGCTCGACGATCGACGAGACCCAGCAGCGCGGCACCCAGAGCTTCCGCGCCTTCCTGAAGGAACCCGCGCAGCTGGCCGACTTCGCCGCCGCCGGCATCCGGCCCGCCGGGTCCTGA
- a CDS encoding maleylpyruvate isomerase N-terminal domain-containing protein has product MDLLTAHSRALTIADEAIRAIGDEDWARDAPSCPGWTVHDLVSEMVVAERAAPDMLAGRVIYAPDPRWLGDVLGVHPVGVWEQAARAAREAWLDRVAVQPAGDVAGGMPIDEYGVWSVLGLVTRSWDIAVALGKPNPLPDDLADWLLAWATPLLADPRHRESFDSPVVIGPDPTATDRLLALTGRQPGLAAPPPAPRARRRLFRRRDRYAWFPDPEGRTGPR; this is encoded by the coding sequence GTGGATCTCCTGACGGCGCACAGCCGCGCGCTGACGATCGCAGACGAAGCGATCCGAGCGATCGGCGACGAGGACTGGGCACGCGACGCACCCTCGTGCCCGGGCTGGACGGTGCACGATCTGGTGAGCGAAATGGTCGTCGCGGAGAGGGCGGCACCGGACATGCTCGCCGGGCGGGTGATTTACGCGCCGGATCCGCGCTGGCTCGGTGACGTGCTCGGCGTTCACCCGGTCGGCGTCTGGGAACAGGCAGCGCGGGCAGCGCGCGAAGCGTGGCTCGACCGGGTCGCCGTCCAGCCGGCCGGGGACGTCGCCGGCGGGATGCCGATCGACGAGTACGGCGTGTGGTCCGTACTCGGCCTCGTCACCCGCAGCTGGGACATCGCAGTGGCGCTGGGCAAGCCGAACCCGCTGCCGGACGACCTCGCGGACTGGCTGCTGGCGTGGGCGACCCCGCTGCTCGCCGACCCTCGGCACCGCGAGAGCTTCGACTCGCCCGTCGTGATCGGCCCGGACCCGACCGCCACCGACCGGCTGCTCGCCTTGACCGGACGACAGCCGGGCCTGGCGGCACCGCCGCCCGCGCCTCGCGCGCGGCGCCGCCTGTTCCGCCGCCGCGACCGCTACGCGTGGTTCCCCGATCCGGAAGGGCGCACCGGCCCGCGGTGA
- a CDS encoding TetR/AcrR family transcriptional regulator, translated as MPRVSQDHLDARRRQILDGSRVCFARYGYEGATVRRLEEATGLSRGAIFHHFRDKESLFLALAEDDAVRMADVVAEQGLVQVMRDLLAGRNEHPADWLGTRLEVSRRLRTDPEFRARWAERSEQLTAATRERLEWQREAGNLRDDVDVAVLTAFLELVLEGLVSHLAMGLPGDHLGPVLDLVEETVRRHRPGRA; from the coding sequence ATGCCACGGGTCAGCCAGGATCACCTCGACGCACGCCGGCGCCAGATCCTGGACGGCTCACGCGTCTGTTTCGCCCGCTACGGATACGAAGGCGCCACCGTACGCCGTCTCGAAGAGGCCACCGGTCTCTCCCGCGGCGCCATCTTCCACCATTTCCGCGACAAGGAGTCGCTGTTTCTCGCCCTCGCCGAGGACGACGCGGTGCGGATGGCCGACGTGGTCGCGGAACAGGGCCTCGTGCAGGTCATGCGCGACCTGCTGGCCGGCCGCAACGAGCATCCGGCGGACTGGCTGGGCACCCGGCTGGAGGTCTCCCGGCGGCTGCGCACCGACCCGGAGTTCCGCGCCCGCTGGGCGGAACGGTCCGAGCAGCTCACCGCGGCCACCCGCGAGCGGCTCGAATGGCAGCGCGAGGCCGGCAACCTCCGCGACGACGTGGACGTCGCGGTGCTGACCGCGTTCCTGGAGCTCGTGCTGGAGGGCCTGGTCTCGCACCTCGCGATGGGCCTGCCCGGCGACCATCTCGGACCGGTGCTGGACCTGGTGGAGGAAACCGTGCGACGGCACCGGCCCGGGCGGGCCTGA
- a CDS encoding hemolysin family protein, translated as MIHVLLSVLGVLLFLLLTIGTGLAVAAEFSLTALERSIVDADVRQVGDRRSRTVQKAHRTLSFQLSGAQVAITLTTLITGFLAEPLIGDLVRPLLDAIGLPASAAAWVAVAVALVLATFLSMILGEMVPKNIAIARPLPTARAVSGYHSRFSALFRWLITLMNNSANFLVRKFGVEPQEELRSARSPQELGSIVRSSAESGKLDTSTAELLDRSLRFGDRTAEELMTPRVQVESLTVNDTIEDLIDISRRTGFSRFPVYTEDLDDVQGAVHVKQAFAVPAAERANTKIRSAMRPVPTVPESLPGDDLLNRLRDSRYQLAIVVDEYGGTAGLVTLEDVVEEIIGDVRDEHDEREAPAAQQLGADRWLVSGQLRADEVREVTGFRMPEGDYETIAGLILERLGRIPAEGDAVEVDGWRLTVTSMDRHRIAEVQVRPVEPGVTA; from the coding sequence GTGATCCACGTCCTGCTTTCCGTGCTCGGCGTGCTGCTCTTCCTGCTTCTCACGATCGGCACCGGCCTCGCCGTGGCCGCCGAGTTCTCGCTGACCGCCCTGGAGCGCAGCATCGTCGACGCGGACGTCCGCCAGGTCGGTGACCGGCGTTCGCGGACCGTCCAAAAAGCACACCGCACGCTGAGCTTCCAGCTTTCCGGCGCGCAGGTGGCGATCACCCTCACCACGCTGATCACCGGTTTCCTCGCCGAACCGCTCATCGGCGACCTGGTCCGCCCGCTGCTCGACGCGATCGGCCTGCCCGCGTCGGCGGCCGCCTGGGTCGCCGTCGCGGTCGCGCTGGTGCTGGCCACCTTTCTCTCGATGATCCTCGGCGAGATGGTGCCGAAGAACATCGCGATCGCCCGGCCGCTGCCGACCGCGCGGGCGGTTTCCGGCTACCACTCCCGGTTTTCCGCGCTGTTCCGCTGGCTCATCACGCTCATGAACAACAGCGCGAACTTCCTCGTCCGCAAGTTCGGCGTCGAGCCGCAGGAAGAGCTGCGCTCGGCGCGCTCGCCGCAGGAGCTGGGCTCGATCGTCCGCTCCAGCGCGGAAAGCGGGAAGCTGGACACCTCCACCGCGGAGCTGCTGGACCGTTCGCTGCGGTTCGGCGACCGCACCGCGGAGGAGCTGATGACCCCGCGCGTGCAGGTCGAATCGCTCACCGTGAACGACACGATCGAGGACCTGATAGACATCTCGCGGCGCACCGGGTTCTCGCGGTTCCCGGTCTACACCGAGGATCTGGACGACGTCCAGGGCGCGGTGCACGTCAAACAGGCGTTCGCGGTGCCGGCCGCGGAGCGGGCGAACACGAAGATCCGCTCCGCGATGCGCCCGGTGCCCACCGTGCCGGAGTCGCTGCCTGGCGACGATCTGCTGAACCGGCTGCGCGATTCGCGCTATCAGCTCGCGATCGTGGTGGACGAGTACGGCGGCACCGCCGGGCTGGTCACGCTGGAGGACGTCGTCGAGGAGATCATCGGCGACGTCCGCGACGAGCACGACGAGCGCGAGGCCCCGGCGGCGCAGCAACTCGGCGCGGACCGCTGGCTGGTTTCCGGGCAGCTGCGCGCGGACGAGGTCCGCGAGGTCACCGGCTTCCGGATGCCCGAGGGCGACTACGAAACGATCGCCGGCCTGATCCTGGAGCGGCTCGGCCGGATCCCGGCCGAGGGCGACGCGGTCGAGGTCGACGGGTGGCGGCTCACCGTCACCAGCATGGACCGGCACCGCATCGCCGAGGTCCAGGTGCGCCCGGTCGAACCGGGGGTGACCGCGTGA